One part of the Humulus lupulus chromosome 9, drHumLupu1.1, whole genome shotgun sequence genome encodes these proteins:
- the LOC133800531 gene encoding uncharacterized protein LOC133800531: MKLALHYPSSFSAFSKKQWKIVSIKTSALPETAASVAIAATVFGAAATLLVQRNKAAKTAEVQVPLKTCEDCDGSGICSECKGEGFVLKKLSDKSAEKARLTAKNAATRYTAALPKKWSYCTKCSSARSCSTCGGRGKISY; this comes from the exons ATGAAGCTCGCTCTCCACTATCCATCTTCATTTTCTGCCTTTTCTAAGA AACAATGGAAAATAGTATCCATCAAAACGTCAGCTCTCCCTGAAACAGCGGCTTCTGTGGCAATTGCTGCAACGGTCTTCGGTGCAGCAGCTACCCTTCTTGTTCAGAGAAACAAAGCAGCCAAGACAGCTGAG GTTCAAGTGCCTCTGAAAACCTGTGAAGATTGTGATGGTTCTGGTATATGTTCTGAATGCAAAGGTGAAGGATTTGTGCTTAAGAAACTATCAGACAAGAGTGCAGAGAAGGCAAGACTGACAGCTAAAAATGCAGCCACTCGATATACTGCAGC GCTTCCAAAGAAATGGAGCTACTGTACAAAATGCTCCTCTGCTCGGTCGTGTAGTACGTGTGGTGGTCGTGGGAAGATAAGCTACTAG